Genomic window (Sphaeramia orbicularis chromosome 7, fSphaOr1.1, whole genome shotgun sequence):
tgcagaaaaaaatgcaagccaGTCATCCTGAACAAATGACCTTTGTGAACGGAGGGAATAACTTTAAATAGCATGAATCACTTGGACCCAGTAAATGAGAACATCCAACTGTAAAGAGTTGAGGTGAACAGAACAGATGTAATATTGGCAatgatgttattaaaaaaaaaaaattaaagcagcTTATGCATGTTATTTCTGTTCTTTTGGCTGGCGCTGAGGAGGGAGTCCTGGTGACAAAGGCTTTAAATACCACACTCGATATGTCAGGTACCACCCTAACAGGCCACACAAAGTCCCTAACAACTTATCAAAGAGGGTATGGAAGTAAACAGAAGTACATGCAAACATCCACACCCACAGGATTACGATAAAATTCAGTGCCACATACAGCAGATTGAGAACCATCCTGGGTAGAGGCGATAGGCTGGCCATCTTCAGGGAACCCATGGGTGCTGTCTCCTCCACGATGAAGAGAGCAGAGTAGGCCAGGATGAAGGAGTGTCCAGAGATGTCATAGCCGATCCAGTGGAAGCCAGCCCGCCTGCAGCTGGCTTTGGAGGAGAACTCCTTAACAACATCCATGGTGTTAGTTTGAAAACATGAACCTGTAGCGTCCTCTATGTAGAAGAAGGTCTCAGTGCAGATGTACCAGATGGCTGTGGCAACCACTAGAGACAGCAGCCGTTGGCCCAGAAAGGACACGCTCCTGCTGAAGGATGAgttggagaggaggaggaagggggtcAGCAACAGCAAGGTCCAGCCCCAGGACACTTTGACGAAATACCTGCAAGAGGGACAAAGCAGTCAGCTGCAATTCTACAAAAGCTTTTTCTTAATGACATTGAACTTGCTTCTAAATTGTAACTTCTGACTTGCAAGTTGAAGAAATGATGAACAGCCTGTTTTTTTTATCTACCTCTTTATGAAATTTTAGGTAAAATATTTCTGACACTCATCCGAACCTTGTCTGAAATTATCtagatacagaaaaaaaaaaaaacatgaaatttactGTTTTGCAAGCTGACAAATAAGTTGAAAgtttaaaataacttttttagCCTCTCTGGTCCGGACTTCTCAGATTTGCAAACCAAATTTGCAGGTCTTATTCCGCTTCCAGACTATGGTTCTTTCCAAACAGCCAGTCATTTGTTGACTCAAGAAAGATGGTTTCA
Coding sequences:
- the fitm2 gene encoding acyl-coenzyme A diphosphatase FITM2, which translates into the protein MATVDVIVDNLVSLWRIPPIRRYFPWTFIIISVVGSCLKELEVVPHTYFSSSRNVLNVYFVKVSWGWTLLLLTPFLLLSNSSFSRSVSFLGQRLLSLVVATAIWYICTETFFYIEDATGSCFQTNTMDVVKEFSSKASCRRAGFHWIGYDISGHSFILAYSALFIVEETAPMGSLKMASLSPLPRMVLNLLYVALNFIVILWVWMFACTSVYFHTLFDKLLGTLCGLLGWYLTYRVWYLKPLSPGLPPQRQPKEQK